A stretch of the Mycobacterium shigaense genome encodes the following:
- a CDS encoding PPE family protein, producing MLWHAMPPELNTARLMAGAGPAPMLQAAAGWTALGAALDAQAAELAASLASLKAVWTGAGSDRAIAAATPMITWLQTAAQLARKRAMQAEAQAAAYTKALAMTPSLPEIAVNHITHTVLTATNFFGINTMPIGFNEADYFVRMWNQAGGAMDIYAAETMVNTVFEPLPAMKPIVVPGVGEAVAAQALGTFSASEASTAALRTLAAADGAEDVPVSIPNAVSGEQLSQVVQGLGQLGGPMQQLTQPFQQMMSSLSSQVGSLGGPAGMGDNLLGGGKLPDIAGKDHPQVGLLGAPPLSSHPLAGGSGPRVGMGLMHSEALPGQGGTSARTSMMSALLDKPAQPATSGGAAAGAASAGTGGAAPMSALGQGSQSGAAAKPGLTAPTALAEPHDDEVVHDDLLDEGEDW from the coding sequence ATGCTGTGGCACGCCATGCCACCGGAGCTGAACACCGCACGGCTGATGGCCGGGGCGGGGCCGGCGCCGATGCTCCAGGCTGCCGCGGGTTGGACCGCGCTGGGTGCCGCGCTCGACGCGCAGGCCGCCGAGTTGGCCGCAAGCCTGGCGTCCCTCAAGGCGGTGTGGACCGGAGCGGGCAGCGATCGTGCGATCGCCGCGGCCACACCGATGATCACCTGGTTGCAGACGGCGGCGCAGCTGGCGCGGAAGCGTGCCATGCAGGCCGAGGCGCAGGCGGCCGCGTACACCAAGGCATTGGCTATGACACCGTCCCTTCCGGAGATCGCGGTCAACCACATCACGCACACGGTTCTGACGGCCACCAACTTTTTCGGAATCAACACGATGCCAATCGGTTTCAACGAAGCGGATTACTTCGTCCGGATGTGGAACCAGGCTGGCGGCGCGATGGACATCTACGCGGCCGAGACCATGGTCAACACGGTCTTCGAGCCGCTTCCGGCGATGAAACCCATCGTTGTGCCTGGGGTCGGCGAGGCGGTGGCGGCCCAAGCTCTGGGCACGTTCTCGGCATCCGAAGCCTCGACGGCGGCGTTGCGCACGCTGGCAGCGGCCGACGGCGCGGAAGATGTCCCGGTCTCGATTCCCAATGCCGTTAGCGGGGAACAACTTTCGCAGGTAGTGCAGGGCCTTGGCCAGTTGGGCGGACCGATGCAGCAATTGACGCAGCCGTTTCAGCAGATGATGTCGTCGTTGTCGAGTCAGGTCGGAAGCCTCGGCGGCCCGGCCGGCATGGGCGACAATCTGTTGGGCGGCGGCAAGCTGCCCGACATCGCCGGCAAGGACCACCCGCAGGTGGGCTTGCTCGGCGCGCCGCCGCTGTCCAGCCACCCACTGGCAGGCGGATCGGGCCCCCGCGTGGGAATGGGCCTGATGCACTCGGAGGCGCTGCCCGGGCAGGGCGGAACTTCGGCGCGCACTTCGATGATGAGTGCGTTGCTCGACAAGCCCGCCCAGCCGGCCACGTCCGGCGGTGCGGCGGCCGGAGCCGCCTCGGCGGGGACGGGCGGCGCTGCCCCGATGAGCGCGCTGGGTCAGGGCTCACAATCCGGCGCCGCGGCGAAACCCGGACTGACGGCCCCCACAGCACTGGCCGAACCACACGACGACGAGGTCGTCCACGACGACCTGCTCGACGAGGGCGAGGACTGGTGA